A window of Diospyros lotus cultivar Yz01 chromosome 14, ASM1463336v1, whole genome shotgun sequence contains these coding sequences:
- the LOC127789984 gene encoding uncharacterized protein LOC127789984 translates to MEKKAQLRAMFTSSEWEECRWSKIVKGKAAYATVMSIAFWNGVTICLKVFAPLVKVLRIVDADRKPSMGFLCGEIKQAKEDIKEALNNLEKNYKPIMEIIEARVKDRLDSSLYFAAYLLNPYYFFKDMDIQLDNEVMDGPFNCVEMFYHYDGELQDHVINVELPKYIRKDGAFEKSWATQGCAKNDDNYNPVTWWMTYENQTPNLQRMARKILSLTTSSSGCERNWSTFEGVSVYMNYIYLLSISYPYSVIIYIDIVFILFM, encoded by the exons atggagaaaaaggcccAACTGAGGGCAATGTTTACCAGCTCTGAATGGGAGGAGTGCAGATGGTCGAAgattgttaaagggaaagcagcatatgctactgtgatgagcattgccttttggaatggtgtgactatatgccttaaggtttttgcacctttggtgaaggtgcttcgaattgttgatgcggatagaaagccttctatgggctttttatgtggagagattaagcaagcaaaggaagatattaaggaggccttgaataatcttgaaaagaactataagcctattatggagattattgaagcaagggtaaaagataggctagatagttCACTATATTTTgcagcttaccttttgaatccctactattttttcaaggatatggatatacaacttgataatgaagtgatggatgggccttttaactgtgtggagatgttttatcattatgatggtgaattgcaagaccatgttataaatgttgagttgccaaagtatattcgtaaagatggagcttttgaaaaatcgtgggcaactcaagggtgtgcgaaaaatgatgacaattataatccag ttacatggtggatgacttatgaaaatcaaactccaaacttgcaacgaatggcgagAAAGATTCTCTCGTTAACCACTAGTTCatccggttgtgaaagaaattggagcacttttgaaggggttagtgtatatatgaattatatttatttactatcaattagttatccttattcagttatcatttatattgatattgtttttattttatttatgtag
- the LOC127789983 gene encoding proline-rich receptor-like protein kinase PERK1 isoform X1, which yields MSSSANASVPPPPATSIVLPPPTVALVPSAASSGTSPAVIPPPRRNTELIALGVGVGLGGLAVLVAVGVFVLWYKSRKRRQALALSSGSPPPSTKGEPFVGLHQQGQPSALSPIDHRVSILPNLSPLPGLPKNTFTYEELFQATDGFSNANFLGEGGFGYVHKGVLANGKEVAIKQLKVGSRQGEREFQAEIEIIGRIHHRHLVAVVGYCISGDQRMLVYEFVPNKSLEFHLHGKGSPPLSWATRMKVALGAAKGLVYLHEDCLPKIIHRDIKAANILLDYNFEAKVADFGLARLSLDTDTHISTRVMGTFGYLAPEYALTGKLTEKSDIFSFGVMLLELITGRRPIDKVQFVDDDNIVDWARPLLRQALEDGNFSELADPRLQDKYDPAEMMRVVACAAVCVRHLAQRRPRMSQIARALEGNMSMDDLNEGVRPGNSTVYGPPHESSDYNTSQYKEDLKKFRKLALQSASEYSAPTGEYGLQPSGSSSEVVRTTQETGTSSSLEHS from the exons ATGTCCTCGTCAGCGAACGCCAGTGTTCCGCCGCCTCCGGCCACCTCAATTGTCCTTCCGCCGCCGACGGTTGCTCTGGTACCGTCGGCCGCGTCGAGTGGAACTTCGCCGGCGGTTATTCCACCGCCGAGGAGGAACACTGAATTGATTGCTTTAGGAGTTGGCGTTGGATTGGGAGGATTAGCGGTGCTTGTAGCAGTGGGTGTATTCGTGCTTTGGTATAAGAGCAGGAAGAGGAGGCAGGCTTTGGCCCTCTCTTCTGGTTCACCTCCGCCGAGCACTAAAG GTGAACCTTTTGTTGGTTTGCATCAGCAAGGGCAACCTTCTGCTCTTTCACCAATAGATCATAGGGTTTCAATTCTGCCAAACCTCAGTCCTCTGCCAG GTCTGCCAAAGAACACATTCACATATGAAGAATTATTCCAGGCCACGGATGGTTTCTCCAATGCCAACTTCCTTGGTGAAGGTGGTTTTGGTTATGTCCACAAAGGAGTACTTGCAAATGGGAAAGAGGTTGCAATTAAACAGCTAAAGGTTGGGAGCAGGCAGGGGGAGCGTGAATTTCAGGCTGAGATTGAAATTATTGGCCGTATTCATCACAGGCATCTTGTTGCAGTTGTTGGATATTGCATTTCTGGGGACCAGAGGATGCTGGTTTATGAGTTTGTTCCAAACAAATCTTTGGAGTTCCATTTACATG GAAAGGGCAGCCCACCCTTAAGCTGGGCAACTAGAATGAAGGTTGCTCTAGGCGCTGCAAAAGGATTGGTGTATTTGCACGAAGATT GTCTGCCCAAGATCATACATCGGGACATCAAGGCTGCCAATATTCTTCTTGATTACAATTTTGAGGCAAAG GTTGCTGATTTTGGACTTGCTAGGTTAAGTCTTGATACTGATACTCATATTTCAACTCGTGTTATGGGAACCTTTGG TTATTTAGCTCCAGAATATGCTCTTACTGGAAAACTTACTGAAAAGTCAGATATCTTCTCCTTTGGCGTCATGCTTTTGGAGCTGATCACTGGACGGCGACCTATTGATAAAGTTCAGTTTGTTGATGATGACAATATAGTTGACTGG GCAAGGCCCCTGCTCAGACAGGCTTTGGAGGATGGCAACTTTTCTGAACTTGCTGATCCAAGGTTGCAGGACAAGTATGACCCTGCTGAGATGATGCGCGTAGTTGCTTGTGCTGCTGTTTGTGTCCGCCATTTGGCACAGCGCCGTCCACGAATGAGCCAG ATTGCCAGAGCTTTGGAAGGAAACATGTCCATGGATGATCTGAATGAGGGTGTTAGACCAGGAAACAGCACAGTTTACGGACCACCACACGAAAGCTCAGATTATAACACTTCTCAGTACAAGGAGGACTTGAAGAAATTCAGGAAGTTGGCGCTACAGAGTGCTAGCGAATACAGTGCGCCAACCGGCGAGTATGGCCTTCAGCCATCTGGCTCCAGCAGCGAAGTTGTACGAACCACTCAAGAGACCGGGACCAGCTCAAGCCTGGAACATTCTTGA